In Marasmius oreades isolate 03SP1 chromosome 1, whole genome shotgun sequence, one DNA window encodes the following:
- a CDS encoding uncharacterized protein (antiSMASH:Cluster_1.3): MNNSQTENKVASEPLSDTTKSFIKTLVQKLLGKSKTPFEKLPSIEGELYDDCKEVLNSKFHLPLSLPYMEKYLSVGVEFILACYSHLPKRNQVFVVIYTVLTLVLDDCFSQNNKQMEGFNERFAKGLPQGHPVLDALAQLLQDTSEYYNRVQANLIVTSTLDFVTSLIMDIEFREMTSFKTPGFATYWRLNMTGIAVAFTMFIFPKDVDVASYMQCLPHLVVYMLGLNDVLSLYKEEVAGEEDNYPTMLAKESGATKYEAIQRIANDAAEADQHILKGLADNQPALDSWQSFKRGYVPFHVSCPRYKLDELFH; this comes from the exons ATGAACAATTCACAAACCGAAAACAAAGTG GCGTCTGAACCATTGTCTGATACTACGAAATCGTTCATCAAGACCCTAGTCCAAAAGCTCCTTGGGAAATCCAAAACCCCGTTCGAGAAACTTCCgtcaattgaaggggaattGTACGACGATTGCAAGGAGGTTCTGAACTCCAAGTTCCATTTGCCATTGTCTCTTCCCTACATGGAGAAATACCTCTCCGTTGGGGTCGAGTTCATCCTTGCGTGTTACTCGCATCTTCCGAAACGCAATCAAGTGTTTGTTGTCATTTATACAGTACTTACCCTGGTGCTGGATGATTGCTTCTCTCAGAACAACAAACAGATGGAAGGTTTCAATGAACGATTTGCAAAAGGACTCCCGCAGGGTCATCCCGTCCTCGATGCTCTAGCCCAACTTCTTCAGGATACTTCCGAATATTATAACCGAGTACAGGCCAACTTGATTGTAACATCGACGTTGGATTTTGTAACTTCTTTGATTATGGACATAGAATTTCGGGAGATGACA AGCTTCAAAACACCCGGTTTCGCGACTTACTGGCGGTTGAATATGACTGGTATTGCTGTCGCCTTCACGATGTTCATATTCCCGAAGGACGTCGATGTCGCATCGTATATGCAATGTTTACCTCACCTGGTAGTCTATATGCTCGGCTTAAA CGACGTACTTTCGCTTTACAAAGAAGAGGTCGCGGGAGAAGAAGACAATTATCCGACTATGCTCGCGAAGGAATCTGGAGCCACGAAGTATGAGGCTATCCAACGCATTGCTAACGACGCTGCTGAAGCCGACCAACACATCTTGAAAGGGCTGGCTGACAACCAGCCGGCTTTGGACAGTTGGCAGAGCTTCAAAAGAGGATATGTCCCCTTCCATGTCTCGTGCCCCCGCTACAAGCTGGATGAGTTGTTTCATTAA